In Rhodococcus pseudokoreensis, the DNA window GCGTTCACGGCGATGTATTCGGTGCCGACCGCCGCGGCCCAGTCGCTGATCGACGACACCGGACTCGAGATCCTGCAGTTCCGGCCCGGGCGCGGTGTGTGCGTGCTGGTGTTCGTCGACTACGTGGACGGCGACCTCGGCCCGTACAACGAATTCGGGGTGTCGTTCCTCGTCCGCGACCACCGGGCCGCCGGCACCTCGGTCCCGCAGGATCTCAAGACGCTGGCCCAGGGCCGGGCCGGCGCGCTGATCCACCACCTGCCGGTCGACGGCGACTTCACCCTGGCCGCCGGCCGCGGCATCTGGGGCTTCCCGAAGGTTCTCGCCCATTTCGACGTCGACCATTCCGGGTCCGTCAAACGCGGGTCGGTGAGCCAGGGCGGTCGGCTGATCGCCCAGTTGAGTGTCAAACAGGGCATTCCGGTGCCGGGGTCGGGCGCGAGTACGTCGCTCGCCGCCTACTCGCATCTGGACGGACTGACCCGATTCACCACCTGGGACATGAGCCCGACCGGCGTCCGCTCCCGGCCGGGGGGCGCGGAACTGAAACTGGGCAGCCATCCGATCGCCGACGAACTGCGGTCGCTGGGGCTTCCGAAGCGGGCGCTCCTCACGTCGTCGATTTCCGAACTGAAGATGACGTTCGGGGACGCGCAGCCCGTCTGACAGGTGAGTGGCAAAGAGTGCCCGGGCACGCTTTGCCACTCACCTGCGGGGTTGCGCCGAGCACCGAACTGGGGTCCAATACCGGTTCTGGACGCTTGACCAATTCGTGGTGCCCTCGGGGGGCTGCCGCCGAAAGGACGATCGGTAGTGCAGATGAGACGACGCAGCGTGCTCGTGGGGGCAGCCCTGACTCCGGCGGTCGCGACACTCGGTTCCGGCCGGGCCGCGGCAGATCCCGGCGCCGGCGAATTCCTTGTCGGCGTCGGCATTTCCGACGCCACCGGGCCGGTCGCCGAGGTCGGGATGATGGGCTACTCCAGCTTCGAGCAACGCGCGGAAGGCCTACACCAGCGAACCCGCGCCCGGGCGTTCGTGTTCGCCGAATCCGGCGGGACGCAGCGCGTGGTCTACGTGTGCGCCGACGTCTGCATGATCTTCCAGTCCGTCCACGACGCCGTGCTCGCCCGGCTCGCGCAGGTCTACGGCGACCTCTACACCGAACGCAACGTGATGCTCACGGCGGTCCACTCCCATGCGACATGCGGCGGCGCGTCCCACGACTACGCGTACAACCTCGCCGTGCTCGGCCACAACCGCCAAGTGTTCGACGCCGAGGTCGGCGGCATCGTCGAGGCGATCACCGCTGCGCACGATTCCCTCGCGCCCGGTTCGCTGTCGTACGGCCGCAGCGAACTCACCGACGCCAGCGTCAACCGCTCGCGAATCGCGTTCGACCGCAACCCCGCCGAGGACAGGGACTACTACCCGATCGGCATCGACACGTCGATGCGGGTGCTGCGAATCACGCAGGGCGGCAGGGACGTCGGTGCAATCAACTGGTTCCCGACCCACGGCGCGTCGCTCACCAACACGAACCACCTCATCTCGGGTGATAACAAGGGCGCGGCCGCCTACTTCTGGGAGCACGACCACGCGGGCGTCCGCTACCTCGACGGCACACCGCAGTTCGTCGCCGCGTTCCCGCAGACGAACACCGGCGACATGTCCCCCAACCTCGACCTTCGGCCCGGCCACGGACCCACCGACGACGAGTTCGAGAACACCCGGATCATCGGGCAGCGGCAGGTCGGGGCCGCACGCACGGCGTGGGCATCGGCGTCGACGAATCTCACCGGCGGCGTGGACAGTCGAATCATGTACCTCGACATGGCGAATCAGGAAGTCGGCGGCGAGTTCACCCCCGACGGCCGCACGTATCGGACGTCGCCCGCCTGCGTCGGTGCCGCCATGAGCGCCGGCAGCACCGAGGACGGTCCGGCCATCCCGATCTTCCCCGAGGGCACCACCAACCCGCTCGTCGACGCACTCGGCGGGATGGATGCCCCGATCCCACAGTGGCTGCAGGACGCGCAGGCCCCGAAACTCGTACTGGTGGCCGTGGGTCTGCTGCCGCCGGACGGCTGGGTTCCGCACGTGCTGAAGATCCAGATCCTGCGCATCGGCGGGTTGTATGTCGTGGGCGGTCCCGCGGAGTTCACGATCGTGGCCGGGCTGCGGATCCGCCGCACCGTCGCCGACCGACTCGGCGTGCCGTTGGAGAACGTGATCTTCCAGGGTTACGCCAATTCGTATGCGAGTTACTGCACCACCCCGCAGGAGTACGACGCGCAGCAGTACGAGGGCGGGTCAACACTATTCGGCCGGTACACGCTGCCCGCGTACCAGCAGGGATTCGCGGCGCTCGCCGATGCTTTGCGCACCGGCAGCGACGTCCCGCGTGGCCCGGCACCCCGCGACCTGTCGCAGTTCCAGCCGTATTTCGGTCCTCGTGTCGAGCACGACGAGCCACCCGCCGGCCACGCCTTCGGCGATGCCCTCACCCAGCCGGTCCCGAAAACTGCTCCGGGCCAACAGGTCACCGTCGAGTTCGTCACCGGACACCCGCGCAACAACCCGCACCGCGGGGGA includes these proteins:
- a CDS encoding acetoacetate decarboxylase family protein, which codes for MTSHQVLGRQVEMPVEIRAASAFTAMYSVPTAAAQSLIDDTGLEILQFRPGRGVCVLVFVDYVDGDLGPYNEFGVSFLVRDHRAAGTSVPQDLKTLAQGRAGALIHHLPVDGDFTLAAGRGIWGFPKVLAHFDVDHSGSVKRGSVSQGGRLIAQLSVKQGIPVPGSGASTSLAAYSHLDGLTRFTTWDMSPTGVRSRPGGAELKLGSHPIADELRSLGLPKRALLTSSISELKMTFGDAQPV